The following proteins come from a genomic window of Myroides odoratus DSM 2801:
- a CDS encoding phospho-sugar mutase, whose amino-acid sequence MQIEKEILAKVEQWLQQPFDTETQAIVQQLLDSDPVQLQDSFYKDLEFGTGGMRGVMGVGTNRINKYTLGKNTQGLSNFIKQSFPNQELKVAINYDCRHNSKELAKVVADVFTANGIHVYLFGDMRPTPELSFAVRYYGCQAGIVLTASHNPPEYNGYKVYWSDGGQIVPPEDAAVIDEINQLTYEQINFTGNDTLITTVGEELDRAFIQSTIENASFNTPQAVKDGLKVAYTSLHGTSIKLIPRTLKEAGYNQVYIVKEQEEPNGDFPTVKSPNPEEPEALAMAMALADEKGADIVIGTDPDSDRIGIGVRDLDGQMILLNGNQTMVMMTAFLLEQWKVNRGFTGNEFIGSTIVSTPMMLDVAESYGVECKVGLTGFKWIAKFIKEFPNQQFIGGGEESFGYMVGDNVRDKDAVASALLVCEIAALAKAAGSSFYQELMNLYIDHRYYKEHLISLVKKGISGAQEIKQMMVELRENPLTEIIGQRVVCVEDYQTSQARNLITGDTESINIPKSNVLIYYLEDGTKIAARPSGTEPKIKFYFSVNEWLDSLDDIKEVEQFLTDKIQAIIDEMKLN is encoded by the coding sequence ATGCAAATAGAAAAAGAAATTTTAGCAAAAGTAGAACAGTGGTTGCAACAACCCTTTGATACTGAAACGCAAGCTATTGTACAACAATTGCTTGACAGTGATCCTGTTCAATTGCAAGATAGTTTTTACAAAGACTTAGAATTTGGAACAGGTGGAATGCGTGGTGTTATGGGTGTAGGTACCAACCGCATCAATAAATACACCCTAGGAAAAAACACCCAAGGTTTATCCAACTTCATCAAACAGTCCTTTCCTAATCAAGAATTAAAAGTAGCAATCAACTATGATTGCCGTCACAATAGTAAGGAATTAGCCAAAGTTGTAGCAGATGTATTTACTGCGAACGGAATCCACGTGTATCTTTTTGGAGATATGCGTCCGACGCCTGAGTTATCTTTTGCTGTGCGCTACTATGGTTGCCAAGCGGGAATTGTTTTAACCGCTTCTCACAACCCTCCAGAATACAACGGATACAAAGTATATTGGTCTGATGGCGGACAAATTGTACCACCAGAAGATGCCGCAGTCATTGATGAAATCAATCAATTGACGTATGAGCAAATAAACTTCACTGGAAATGACACTTTAATCACAACCGTTGGAGAAGAATTAGACCGTGCATTTATTCAATCTACCATTGAAAATGCAAGTTTTAATACACCTCAAGCCGTTAAAGACGGATTAAAAGTTGCTTATACTTCGCTTCATGGTACTTCAATCAAATTGATTCCAAGAACCTTAAAAGAAGCAGGATATAACCAGGTTTATATTGTAAAAGAACAAGAAGAACCGAATGGGGATTTCCCAACGGTAAAATCGCCAAATCCAGAAGAGCCAGAAGCCTTAGCTATGGCAATGGCATTAGCGGACGAAAAAGGAGCGGATATCGTTATTGGTACAGATCCAGATTCTGACCGTATTGGTATTGGTGTTCGCGATTTAGATGGTCAGATGATTTTGCTTAATGGAAATCAAACCATGGTGATGATGACAGCGTTCTTACTAGAACAATGGAAAGTAAACCGCGGTTTTACGGGCAATGAGTTTATCGGATCTACAATTGTTTCTACACCGATGATGCTAGATGTAGCAGAGAGTTATGGCGTAGAATGCAAAGTGGGGTTAACTGGATTCAAATGGATTGCCAAATTCATCAAAGAATTTCCAAACCAACAATTTATTGGTGGAGGTGAAGAGAGTTTTGGTTATATGGTTGGCGATAATGTACGCGACAAAGATGCCGTAGCTTCTGCCCTACTCGTTTGTGAGATTGCAGCCCTTGCTAAAGCAGCAGGTAGCTCTTTCTACCAGGAGTTGATGAATTTATACATCGATCACCGTTACTACAAAGAGCATTTGATTTCCCTTGTAAAAAAAGGAATTTCAGGTGCACAAGAGATCAAACAAATGATGGTAGAATTACGCGAAAACCCGTTAACTGAGATTATCGGACAACGTGTGGTTTGCGTAGAAGACTATCAAACCAGCCAAGCAAGAAACCTAATCACAGGCGATACAGAATCGATTAATATTCCGAAGTCCAATGTATTGATTTACTACCTAGAAGACGGCACAAAAATAGCGGCACGTCCTAGTGGAACGGAACCAAAGATCAAATTCTATTTCAGTGTCAATGAATGGCTAGATAGCTTGGATGATATCAAAGAAGTAGAACAATTCTTAACCGATAAGATTCAGGCCATCATTGATGAAATGAAACTGAACTAA
- a CDS encoding type B 50S ribosomal protein L31, producing the protein MKKGIHPENYRLVAFKDMSNEDVFITKSTVETKETIEVDGVEYPVFKMEISRTSHPFYTGKSKLIDTAGRIDKFKNKYAKFNK; encoded by the coding sequence ATGAAAAAAGGTATTCACCCAGAAAATTACAGATTAGTAGCATTTAAAGATATGTCAAATGAAGACGTATTCATTACAAAATCAACAGTTGAAACAAAAGAAACAATTGAAGTTGATGGAGTAGAATACCCAGTGTTCAAAATGGAGATTTCTCGTACATCTCACCCATTCTACACAGGTAAATCTAAACTTATTGATACTGCAGGACGTATCGATAAATTCAAAAACAAATACGCTAAATTCAACAAATAG
- a CDS encoding GlmU family protein, producing the protein MNYILFDGEVRNALLPFTFTRPVADIRVGILTIREKWEKYLGYTTTTVTEEYLEAKFPMVETEQNIMINSAFLPNEQLVELIQELKPNQAIGYQEDIVAFFTEEEQEDIDFDEYEILDFSGSLIKIEHTWDIFQYNDAAIRQDYALLTEDRISEPIPATVQVLGREQVFIEEGAVLNFVTLNATTGPIYIGKNTEIMEGAIIRGPFALCEGAQVKMGAKIYGATTIGPECRVGGEVSNSVMFGYSNKGHDGFLGNSVLGEWCNLGADTNNSNLKNNYAPVKLWSYETQAVENTGLQFCGLMMGDHSKSGINTMFNTGTVVGVACSIFGGGFPKTFLPSFTWGGKDLDDVYDVDKAIKTMQIVMSRRHIEWTAVEEKIIRHLAEENKLERFQAKLSR; encoded by the coding sequence ATGAATTATATTTTATTTGATGGAGAGGTAAGAAATGCCTTATTGCCTTTCACTTTTACAAGACCCGTAGCGGATATCCGCGTAGGAATTTTAACCATTCGCGAGAAATGGGAGAAATATTTGGGATATACCACGACTACAGTAACGGAGGAATACTTAGAAGCTAAGTTTCCCATGGTTGAAACAGAACAAAATATTATGATTAATAGCGCGTTCTTGCCTAATGAGCAGTTGGTGGAGTTGATTCAAGAATTAAAGCCTAATCAAGCGATTGGATACCAGGAAGATATTGTCGCTTTCTTTACAGAAGAGGAACAAGAGGATATTGATTTTGATGAATATGAAATCCTTGATTTTTCAGGTTCATTGATTAAGATTGAACATACCTGGGATATTTTTCAATACAACGACGCAGCTATTCGTCAAGATTATGCCTTGTTGACTGAAGATCGTATTTCAGAACCTATTCCTGCCACCGTTCAGGTACTTGGTCGTGAACAAGTATTCATTGAAGAAGGAGCGGTATTGAACTTTGTTACCCTAAATGCAACTACAGGTCCTATTTACATTGGGAAGAATACTGAAATCATGGAAGGGGCTATTATTCGTGGACCTTTTGCTTTGTGTGAAGGAGCTCAAGTAAAAATGGGAGCTAAAATCTATGGTGCTACGACAATCGGACCCGAGTGTAGAGTAGGTGGAGAGGTAAGCAATTCTGTGATGTTTGGTTATTCAAATAAAGGACATGATGGTTTCTTGGGGAATTCAGTACTTGGAGAGTGGTGTAACCTAGGAGCAGATACAAATAATTCAAACTTGAAGAATAATTATGCACCAGTAAAATTATGGAGCTATGAAACTCAGGCGGTAGAAAATACAGGTTTGCAGTTTTGCGGTTTGATGATGGGCGATCACAGTAAAAGTGGAATCAATACCATGTTCAATACAGGAACCGTAGTTGGAGTGGCTTGTAGTATTTTTGGAGGAGGTTTTCCAAAAACGTTTTTACCAAGCTTTACTTGGGGAGGCAAAGACTTAGACGATGTGTATGATGTTGATAAAGCCATCAAAACGATGCAAATCGTGATGAGTCGCCGTCATATTGAATGGACCGCAGTAGAAGAAAAAATTATTCGCCACTTGGCTGAAGAAAATAAATTAGAACGCTTCCAAGCGAAGTTGAGTAGATAG
- a CDS encoding DUF4199 domain-containing protein has protein sequence MKNPLNKVGITFGIVLALYYILFNCTLFFTDKTLFANKFVGFFNMAVIIIIGVLCVFIARRKVGGYVTFREAFTPYLITIAIGVTVNYLMYNILFNLVDPSAKEVINTVLHDMLVDTLNNSGLPQEQINEQLSKSQELNQFEPKSQLFMWAGSILRMSILGLLLAAIFKNKSEFTNMNHDEAQEATTATDQNN, from the coding sequence ATGAAGAACCCACTCAATAAAGTAGGCATAACATTCGGGATTGTACTAGCACTTTATTACATCCTATTTAACTGTACCTTATTTTTTACAGACAAAACCCTTTTTGCAAACAAATTCGTCGGCTTTTTTAATATGGCCGTTATCATAATCATTGGCGTATTATGTGTATTTATTGCAAGAAGAAAAGTGGGCGGTTATGTAACATTTCGAGAGGCTTTTACGCCTTATTTAATTACAATTGCCATTGGTGTAACAGTAAATTACCTGATGTACAACATTTTGTTCAACCTTGTTGATCCTTCTGCGAAAGAAGTGATTAATACTGTTTTACACGATATGTTGGTTGATACTTTAAATAATTCAGGATTACCACAAGAGCAAATCAATGAACAGCTAAGTAAATCACAAGAACTCAATCAGTTTGAACCTAAATCTCAGCTTTTTATGTGGGCAGGTAGTATTTTACGCATGTCTATTTTAGGTTTATTATTGGCTGCTATTTTCAAGAATAAATCGGAGTTCACCAATATGAATCATGACGAAGCTCAGGAAGCAACAACGGCTACTGATCAAAATAATTAA
- a CDS encoding BamA/TamA family outer membrane protein has protein sequence MKKLPFQVEKDTTQIFSNLKEKNKGSKIGRLFNRLVYKSNKRLVAHAPEVQVNRHLDRGEGKIIRNINITTLDPFGYSEKDSLKKPTKSLEIWGNRAHLKTKKFTIRNFLLFTEGDVFDSLKVKESERLIRTQRYVRRVLITAVPTASPDSIDVSIRELDSWTIYPSGSISTSSMRLKLTDRNFGGFGHDVTVQYITRFKENRQGAYFSYSVNNIQNTFIRSNILFNQDAWGNYVKGVSLNRPFYSPYAKWAGGVSAQQRFRRDSLPDQNMKYSLESVKYNTYDYWAGYSIPVETKSPIITNLRTSLRFVKENYHKTPGKEYDPYDYYRDQRLYLASVSLTSTNYIQDRFIFNYDIIEDVQVGKILALTGGMRDKYNKRRAYFGARFAMGGYTKLGYFAGNIEWGGHFHGGKTEQAAFRLEGTYFTRLFVWGDWRFRHFFVPQLVVGSHRYDHIGDELKIEGIIQGIRAQKITGTKRLSLAYQWQSYAPYEWKGFRFNPYFSFEGAFIGDSSNRLLDPKLYSRFSLGLVANNDYLVFSKVTVSLVYYPTMPDSGNSVFRANSVQYNMELPNFNYDRPQTVSYY, from the coding sequence ATGAAAAAATTACCTTTTCAAGTAGAAAAGGATACAACCCAGATTTTTTCTAACCTAAAAGAGAAGAACAAAGGAAGCAAGATTGGTCGTTTATTCAACAGGCTAGTATACAAAAGTAACAAGCGATTGGTTGCGCATGCACCAGAAGTTCAGGTTAATCGACACCTGGACCGCGGAGAGGGAAAAATCATTCGCAACATCAATATTACGACGCTAGATCCTTTTGGTTATTCCGAAAAAGACTCCCTTAAAAAACCAACAAAATCGTTGGAAATATGGGGGAATCGCGCGCACTTGAAGACAAAGAAATTTACAATTCGAAACTTTTTACTCTTTACTGAAGGGGATGTTTTTGACTCCTTGAAGGTGAAAGAATCGGAGCGTTTAATTCGTACACAACGTTATGTTCGTCGTGTATTGATTACTGCTGTTCCAACCGCATCACCGGATTCCATTGATGTGTCCATTCGAGAGTTGGATTCTTGGACTATTTACCCAAGTGGATCTATCTCTACTTCTTCCATGCGACTCAAATTAACTGATCGAAACTTCGGAGGGTTTGGACATGATGTAACCGTACAATACATTACGCGTTTCAAAGAAAATCGCCAAGGGGCTTATTTTAGCTATTCGGTGAATAACATTCAGAATACCTTTATTCGCTCCAATATTTTATTCAATCAAGATGCTTGGGGTAATTATGTCAAGGGAGTTTCACTCAATCGTCCTTTCTATTCCCCTTATGCCAAATGGGCAGGAGGTGTAAGTGCACAACAGCGCTTTAGGCGTGATTCACTCCCCGATCAAAATATGAAATACAGCTTGGAGTCTGTCAAATACAATACCTATGACTATTGGGCTGGGTATTCTATTCCGGTAGAAACCAAGAGCCCTATTATAACGAATTTGCGTACTTCCCTTCGTTTTGTCAAGGAAAACTACCACAAAACGCCAGGAAAAGAATACGACCCTTATGATTACTACCGCGATCAACGCTTGTATTTAGCTTCGGTCAGCTTAACCTCCACCAATTATATCCAAGATCGATTTATTTTCAACTACGATATCATTGAAGACGTTCAAGTAGGTAAGATCTTGGCTTTAACAGGTGGGATGCGCGATAAATACAATAAAAGACGCGCTTATTTTGGTGCTCGATTTGCTATGGGTGGTTACACCAAATTAGGCTATTTTGCAGGTAATATCGAATGGGGAGGCCATTTTCACGGCGGAAAAACGGAACAGGCCGCCTTCCGATTGGAAGGAACCTATTTCACTCGACTCTTTGTTTGGGGCGATTGGAGATTCCGTCATTTCTTTGTTCCTCAATTGGTTGTCGGATCACATCGCTATGATCACATTGGGGATGAACTGAAAATAGAAGGAATCATTCAAGGAATACGCGCACAAAAGATTACAGGAACAAAACGACTTTCTCTGGCCTATCAATGGCAATCTTACGCTCCTTATGAGTGGAAGGGATTTCGCTTTAACCCCTATTTTAGCTTCGAAGGAGCTTTTATCGGAGATAGCAGTAATCGCTTGCTTGATCCTAAGCTTTACTCTCGCTTTAGTTTAGGTTTGGTAGCGAATAACGATTACCTCGTATTTAGTAAAGTAACGGTGTCGTTGGTGTATTATCCAACCATGCCTGATTCTGGGAATAGTGTATTCCGCGCAAATTCCGTTCAATATAACATGGAACTGCCTAATTTCAATTATGACAGACCGCAAACGGTATCTTATTATTAG
- a CDS encoding helix-turn-helix domain-containing protein, with protein sequence MSVLFIKNMVCNRCTLMVQKEVEKLGLTIKEIKLGEVELEEELTNQQKEALSEALVALGFYLIDDKKSQLIARIKTSIVELVHYQDNDLKMNLSDFLSQEVGHDYNYLSNLFSEIEGNTIEKYFIAQKVEKIKELLVYDELSLSEIAQRLNYSSVAYLSNQFKKVTGLTPSHFKKIRENKRKPLDEV encoded by the coding sequence ATGAGTGTACTGTTTATCAAAAATATGGTGTGTAATCGCTGTACTTTAATGGTTCAAAAGGAAGTTGAAAAACTAGGTTTAACCATTAAAGAGATTAAACTCGGAGAAGTTGAATTGGAAGAAGAACTAACAAATCAACAGAAAGAAGCCTTGAGTGAGGCTTTGGTTGCCTTGGGGTTTTATCTTATTGACGATAAGAAGAGCCAACTCATTGCGCGTATTAAAACGAGTATTGTGGAGTTGGTGCATTATCAAGACAATGACTTGAAAATGAATTTATCTGATTTTTTGAGCCAGGAAGTAGGACACGACTACAATTATTTATCCAACTTGTTTTCTGAAATTGAAGGCAACACCATAGAGAAGTATTTTATTGCACAGAAAGTGGAAAAAATCAAAGAACTATTGGTGTACGATGAATTGTCTTTGAGTGAAATTGCGCAACGTCTCAACTATTCGAGCGTGGCTTATTTGAGCAATCAGTTTAAGAAAGTAACGGGGCTAACGCCTAGTCATTTCAAGAAAATACGCGAGAATAAAAGAAAACCACTAGACGAGGTATAA
- a CDS encoding heavy metal translocating P-type ATPase — MTTNSKHKVVYLPLEQVHSEHCALIVEKGLTQVKGIESPKVELNNERVAISIADPEIIGQAVKKVRDLGYDVPTVKQTFPVLGMTCASCAGSAESIVSFEEGVVEASVNFATGNLTVEYLPTLTNAVQLQKAVQGAGYDLLLVDETKQQESLEAIHAEKFKQLKRKTFGAVILSIPVVIIGMFFMDMPYGNEIMWLFSTPVLLYFGKDFFVNAWKQTKNRSANMDTLVALSTGIAYIFSVFNMLFADFWARRGLEAHVYFEAAAVIIAFILLGKLLEEKAKGNTSSAIKKLMGLQPKTVLVIQADGTEKQIPIEEVEVGAVLLVKPGEKIAVDGMVLTGNSYVDESMLSGEPVPVLKKEGEKVFAGTINQKGSFQFEAVKVGKETMLAQIIRMVQDAQGSKAPVQKLVDKIAGIFVPVVIGIAILTFVLWLLLGGEHGVVQGLLAAVTVLVIACPCALGLATPTAIMVGVGKGAEHGILIKDAESLELAKNVSAIVLDKTGTITEGRPQVTGMKWLEDNDERKEVLLSIEKQSEHPLAEAVVAYFKTEEQTTITAFDSITGKGAKADYQGETYYVGNKKLLQEHQITIANSLQEQAVQWGADSKTVVWFADSKQALAVIAISDQIKQTSVQAIQELQAMGIQLYMLTGDNEATAQAIAKQTGIQHYKAEVLPQDKADFVKELQQQGKVVAMVGDGINDSTALATADVSIAMGKGSDIAMDVAKMTIISSDLTKIPQAIRLSKQTVSTIKQNLFWAFIYNLIGIPIAAGILYSVNGFLLNPMIAGAAMALSSVSVVSNSLRLKWKKIEM, encoded by the coding sequence ATGACGACGAATAGTAAACATAAAGTAGTATACCTACCGTTGGAGCAAGTTCACAGCGAACATTGTGCTCTAATTGTAGAAAAAGGATTGACTCAAGTGAAAGGCATTGAGTCACCTAAAGTGGAGCTGAATAATGAACGCGTGGCAATTTCAATTGCCGATCCTGAAATTATTGGACAAGCCGTAAAAAAGGTGCGCGATTTGGGCTATGATGTACCAACCGTAAAACAAACCTTTCCCGTTTTAGGGATGACTTGTGCTTCTTGTGCGGGTAGTGCGGAGAGCATTGTCAGCTTTGAAGAAGGAGTTGTAGAGGCTTCAGTGAATTTTGCTACAGGAAATTTAACGGTAGAGTACTTGCCTACTTTGACCAATGCGGTACAACTTCAAAAGGCCGTACAAGGTGCAGGGTATGATTTACTACTCGTAGATGAAACGAAACAACAAGAATCTTTAGAGGCAATTCACGCTGAAAAATTCAAACAATTAAAGCGAAAAACGTTTGGGGCAGTGATCCTGTCTATCCCTGTGGTTATCATTGGGATGTTTTTTATGGATATGCCGTATGGCAATGAAATCATGTGGTTATTCTCCACGCCAGTTTTGTTGTATTTTGGAAAAGATTTCTTTGTTAATGCATGGAAACAAACGAAAAACCGCTCAGCCAATATGGATACATTAGTGGCATTGAGTACAGGAATTGCATATATTTTTAGTGTATTCAATATGCTATTTGCCGATTTCTGGGCGCGTAGAGGATTAGAAGCACACGTTTATTTTGAGGCGGCAGCAGTTATCATCGCTTTTATTTTACTTGGAAAATTATTGGAAGAGAAAGCGAAAGGAAATACTTCTTCTGCAATTAAAAAATTAATGGGACTTCAACCTAAAACGGTACTCGTTATTCAGGCGGATGGAACAGAAAAACAAATACCAATCGAGGAAGTAGAGGTTGGTGCGGTGCTTCTTGTTAAACCAGGAGAAAAGATTGCCGTAGATGGAATGGTGTTGACTGGAAATTCGTATGTGGATGAAAGTATGTTGAGTGGGGAACCTGTACCAGTATTGAAAAAAGAAGGGGAAAAGGTTTTTGCTGGAACAATTAACCAGAAAGGAAGTTTTCAGTTTGAAGCGGTTAAAGTAGGGAAAGAAACGATGTTGGCGCAAATCATCCGTATGGTGCAAGATGCACAAGGAAGTAAAGCACCCGTACAAAAATTAGTAGATAAGATTGCGGGGATATTCGTTCCGGTAGTAATAGGAATCGCTATATTGACTTTTGTGTTATGGTTGTTACTCGGTGGAGAACACGGGGTTGTTCAAGGTTTATTGGCTGCTGTAACGGTATTGGTTATCGCTTGTCCATGTGCCTTGGGATTAGCTACGCCAACAGCTATTATGGTAGGAGTTGGTAAAGGAGCAGAGCATGGAATCTTGATTAAAGATGCAGAGAGTTTAGAATTGGCTAAAAATGTATCTGCTATTGTATTGGATAAAACAGGAACTATCACAGAAGGAAGACCTCAAGTAACAGGAATGAAATGGCTAGAGGACAATGATGAGAGAAAAGAGGTATTACTCAGTATTGAGAAACAATCAGAACACCCATTGGCAGAAGCGGTAGTTGCTTATTTTAAAACAGAAGAACAAACGACAATTACGGCTTTTGATAGTATCACCGGAAAAGGAGCGAAAGCAGATTATCAGGGGGAAACCTATTATGTCGGAAATAAAAAATTGTTACAAGAGCATCAGATTACTATTGCGAATAGTTTACAAGAACAAGCGGTTCAATGGGGGGCAGACTCTAAAACGGTGGTTTGGTTTGCAGATAGTAAACAAGCTTTAGCGGTTATTGCAATCTCCGATCAAATCAAGCAAACGTCAGTTCAGGCTATTCAAGAGTTACAAGCCATGGGGATTCAATTGTATATGCTTACCGGAGATAATGAAGCAACTGCGCAAGCGATCGCGAAACAAACGGGAATTCAACATTATAAAGCAGAGGTACTGCCACAAGATAAAGCTGATTTTGTAAAAGAATTACAGCAACAAGGAAAAGTGGTTGCCATGGTTGGAGATGGAATTAATGACAGTACGGCCTTAGCAACAGCAGATGTGAGTATTGCCATGGGGAAAGGAAGTGATATTGCGATGGATGTTGCAAAAATGACAATCATTTCTTCAGACTTGACTAAAATTCCTCAAGCGATTCGATTGTCTAAACAAACGGTTAGCACCATCAAACAAAACTTGTTTTGGGCCTTTATTTATAACTTAATTGGTATTCCAATTGCCGCAGGAATCTTGTATTCGGTAAATGGATTCTTATTAAATCCAATGATTGCAGGTGCAGCCATGGCATTAAGTAGTGTCAGTGTGGTGAGTAATAGTTTGCGCTTAAAATGGAAAAAAATAGAAATGTAG
- a CDS encoding glycosyltransferase family 2 protein, translating to MNISIVIPLLNEAESLPELYTWISKVMQEHNFTYEVLFVDDGSTDNSWNIITTLSQQHPAVKGIKFQRNFGKSQALHAGFAQAEGDVVITMDADLQDSPDEIPGLYHMITQERFDMVSGWKKKRYDSVLAKNLPSKLFNWAARQTSGVQLHDFNCGLKAYRKEVIKSIDVSGEMHRYIPVLAKNEGFDKIGEKVVQHQARKYGTTKFGMSRFIYGFLDLITIWFLSKFGKRPMHLFGTLGVITFMIGFLAAAGIGASKLIKLYQNKPAILVTQDPWFYIALATMIMGTQLFLAGFLGELILQTKSNTNRYKIAEYSGLNER from the coding sequence ATCAATATATCGATTGTCATCCCTTTGCTGAATGAGGCAGAATCTTTACCTGAGTTATATACTTGGATTAGTAAGGTTATGCAGGAACACAACTTTACCTATGAGGTTTTATTTGTGGATGATGGTAGTACAGATAACTCGTGGAACATCATCACGACTTTATCACAGCAACATCCTGCTGTAAAAGGAATCAAGTTTCAGCGCAATTTTGGCAAATCCCAGGCGTTACATGCTGGTTTCGCACAGGCGGAAGGTGATGTTGTCATTACGATGGATGCGGACTTACAAGATAGCCCAGATGAGATTCCGGGATTATATCACATGATTACCCAAGAGCGCTTTGATATGGTATCAGGTTGGAAGAAAAAGCGATACGATTCTGTACTCGCAAAGAATCTACCTTCTAAACTATTCAATTGGGCTGCTCGTCAAACCTCAGGGGTACAGCTTCACGATTTCAATTGTGGATTAAAAGCATACCGCAAGGAAGTCATCAAAAGTATTGATGTATCTGGTGAAATGCACCGTTATATTCCTGTCCTTGCCAAGAATGAGGGGTTTGATAAAATTGGCGAAAAAGTAGTACAACATCAAGCGAGAAAATACGGCACAACTAAATTCGGGATGAGTCGTTTTATTTATGGCTTTTTAGATTTAATCACCATTTGGTTTTTATCTAAATTTGGTAAAAGACCGATGCATCTTTTTGGTACCTTAGGCGTGATTACTTTTATGATTGGATTTTTAGCTGCCGCTGGAATTGGCGCAAGTAAACTAATCAAATTGTATCAAAATAAACCAGCAATTTTGGTTACCCAAGATCCTTGGTTTTACATCGCACTGGCAACTATGATTATGGGGACGCAATTGTTCTTGGCTGGTTTCTTAGGCGAACTTATTTTACAAACGAAATCAAATACAAATAGATATAAAATTGCTGAATACAGTGGTTTAAACGAACGCTAA